One genomic window of Brevundimonas vesicularis includes the following:
- a CDS encoding NAD(P)/FAD-dependent oxidoreductase has product MMAAIEAGRRGRRVRVVDHADRPGEKIRISGGGRCNFTNLGCGPANFLGENPRFATSALRRYTQHDFVKRIDRAGIAWHEKTQNGRSLGQLFCDDSAKQIVRMLTDDMAAAGVTLSLKTGVTRIERSGDGFTAILSDGSQVTAASLVVATGGKSIPKMGATGWAYEVARQFDIRVTETRPALVPLTFEAGLLETLTPLAGVAVEARVSSAPTDKARKASFDEAMLFTHRGLSGPAILQISSYWREGEAVVASMAPGHDVFEELKAAKALNGRQAVHTALGHIVPRRLAESLCQREGVSGNLADLSDKVLRRLDQAVNAWAVKPVGSEGYRTAEVTLGGVDTAALDQQTMQAKTVPGLYFIGEAVDVTGWLGGYNFQWAWSSSWAAGQVC; this is encoded by the coding sequence ATGATGGCGGCCATCGAGGCCGGGCGACGCGGGCGGCGGGTCAGGGTCGTGGACCATGCCGATCGGCCGGGCGAGAAGATCCGCATCTCGGGCGGCGGACGCTGCAACTTCACCAATCTGGGCTGCGGACCGGCGAACTTCCTGGGCGAGAACCCACGGTTCGCGACCTCGGCCCTGCGCCGCTACACCCAGCACGACTTCGTCAAGCGCATCGATAGGGCCGGGATCGCCTGGCACGAGAAGACCCAAAACGGGCGCTCTCTGGGCCAGCTGTTCTGCGACGACAGCGCCAAGCAGATCGTCCGTATGCTGACCGACGACATGGCGGCGGCCGGCGTGACCCTGAGCCTGAAGACCGGCGTGACGCGGATCGAACGATCCGGCGACGGCTTTACGGCGATACTGTCGGACGGATCACAGGTCACGGCGGCGTCGCTGGTCGTGGCGACCGGCGGCAAATCGATCCCCAAGATGGGGGCGACCGGCTGGGCCTATGAGGTCGCGCGCCAGTTCGACATTCGCGTCACCGAGACCCGACCGGCGCTGGTCCCGCTGACGTTCGAGGCGGGACTGCTGGAGACGCTGACACCGCTGGCGGGGGTGGCGGTGGAGGCGCGCGTGTCTTCGGCTCCGACGGACAAGGCGCGCAAGGCCAGCTTTGATGAGGCGATGCTGTTCACCCACCGCGGTCTGTCGGGTCCGGCCATTCTGCAAATCAGCTCCTACTGGCGCGAGGGCGAGGCGGTGGTGGCCTCGATGGCGCCAGGCCACGACGTCTTCGAGGAGTTGAAGGCGGCCAAGGCGTTGAACGGCAGACAGGCCGTGCATACGGCGCTGGGCCATATCGTACCGCGGCGTTTAGCCGAGAGCCTGTGCCAGCGCGAAGGGGTGTCGGGCAATCTGGCGGACCTGTCGGACAAGGTGCTGCGGCGGCTGGATCAGGCGGTCAACGCCTGGGCGGTCAAGCCCGTGGGGTCTGAGGGTTACAGAACCGCCGAGGTGACGCTGGGCGGGGTGGATACGGCCGCGCTGGACCAGCAGACGATGCAGGCCAAAACGGTCCCGGGTCTGTATTTCATCGGCGAGGCGGTGGACGTGACCGGCTGGCTGGGCGGCTATAATTTCCAGTGGGCCTGGTCGTCGAGCTGGGCCGCTGGGCAGGTCTGCTAG
- a CDS encoding zf-TFIIB domain-containing protein, whose amino-acid sequence MPLLMCPNDNAAMQTLERNGVQFDMCPDCRGVWLDRGELEKLMAAAVEEGRATAPVAPAPQAYAPPPQPYAQPQSQPWGGGASQPYRGDDRGYRSDKYRDDRHRDDDYRYKKKKRDSIFDIFD is encoded by the coding sequence ATGCCTCTTCTGATGTGCCCCAACGACAACGCCGCCATGCAGACGCTGGAGCGCAATGGCGTCCAGTTCGACATGTGCCCCGACTGCCGGGGCGTCTGGCTGGATCGCGGCGAGCTGGAAAAGCTGATGGCCGCCGCCGTCGAGGAGGGCCGCGCCACAGCCCCGGTCGCGCCCGCCCCGCAGGCCTATGCGCCGCCGCCGCAGCCCTATGCACAGCCCCAGTCCCAACCGTGGGGCGGCGGGGCGTCACAGCCGTATCGCGGCGACGATCGAGGCTACCGGAGCGACAAATATCGCGACGACCGGCATCGCGACGACGACTATCGCTACAAGAAAAAGAAGCGCGACAGCATCTTCGACATCTTCGACTGA